Proteins found in one Paenibacillus borealis genomic segment:
- a CDS encoding EutN/CcmL family microcompartment protein gives MKLGIITGHVVATRKDENLVGAKLLIVQPILPDNTPAGQPVIAVDTVGAGIGETIIYAVGSVASRATMHPNAPVDAAIVGIVDSVDCPRAGGL, from the coding sequence ATGAAGCTGGGAATCATTACAGGACACGTCGTAGCTACGCGCAAAGATGAGAATCTCGTCGGTGCCAAGCTGCTGATCGTGCAGCCCATTCTTCCCGATAATACTCCTGCGGGGCAGCCGGTTATTGCGGTTGATACTGTAGGGGCAGGCATCGGAGAGACCATTATCTATGCAGTGGGCAGCGTGGCTTCAAGGGCGACGATGCATCCGAATGCTCCTGTAGATGCCGCGATTGTCGGAATCGTGGATAGTGTGGATTGTCCCAGAGCGGGAGGCTTGTAG
- a CDS encoding adenine deaminase codes for MLTTDIKDAIQRRRMIDVLLSGQLHADLVLKGGYIINVITREIYPGDVAIKGDRILLVGQADKLIGPSTVVEDMRGKFISPGFIDSHMHFESAMLTVTEFSKLSIPTGTTTLVADPHEIGNVLGVPGMKAMIEEAKTLPNRVLFTVPCLTPDVPGLETAGADIGSKDMQELLNDDYVQGIGELQGFSNVHPVYRNAPYLIDDLLASVSYAKSIGKSIEGNAPGLSGPELAAHIICGGGHVSCHETTTKEEMMEKLRYGVSVFMREGSSQRNMAECIRAITEEGMDSRRAILVSDDMVPEDLLKHGHMNDIVRRTIAVGIDPVEAIQMATINPATHFGFQDIGVLAPGKKADIAVISDLTNMTIAEVYISGAKVASDGELTREIPSYIYPDSVKKSVKRKPVKPEDLYLSAEGAQGTVRVRAIEVIPDQNLTGSGIYTTAVKDGVVQPSVQDDLLPLLVVERHGRSGKIGKTFVRGMKLKTGAIAESVAHDTHNIIVTGTNYADMVTAVNRVIAMDGGIAMIEGGKVVGDLPLRIGGLMTDELTGKEMSARITELHRLAREELGCTLHVPFMHLSFLSLVTSPAWKITDVGLIDADAFTVLPPLA; via the coding sequence ATGCTGACTACAGATATCAAAGATGCGATTCAGCGGCGGCGGATGATTGATGTGCTGCTCTCAGGGCAGCTTCATGCCGACCTGGTACTGAAGGGCGGCTACATTATCAACGTAATCACCCGGGAGATCTACCCCGGGGATGTAGCTATTAAAGGCGACCGGATTCTGCTTGTCGGCCAGGCCGATAAGCTGATCGGGCCGTCCACAGTAGTAGAGGATATGCGCGGCAAATTCATCAGTCCGGGCTTTATCGATTCACATATGCATTTTGAAAGTGCGATGCTGACGGTTACGGAGTTCTCCAAGCTGTCGATTCCAACAGGAACAACTACGCTGGTCGCCGATCCTCATGAGATTGGCAATGTCCTGGGCGTACCCGGCATGAAAGCGATGATTGAAGAAGCGAAGACTCTGCCGAACCGCGTGCTGTTCACCGTTCCCTGCCTTACACCCGATGTGCCCGGCCTTGAAACCGCAGGTGCAGATATCGGCTCCAAGGATATGCAGGAGCTGCTGAATGACGACTATGTTCAGGGAATCGGTGAGCTGCAGGGGTTCAGCAATGTCCATCCCGTATACCGCAACGCCCCTTACCTGATCGATGATTTGCTCGCTTCCGTGTCCTATGCCAAATCCATCGGCAAAAGCATTGAGGGCAACGCCCCCGGCCTCTCCGGCCCGGAGCTGGCTGCCCACATCATCTGCGGTGGAGGCCATGTCTCCTGCCATGAGACAACAACCAAGGAAGAAATGATGGAGAAGCTGCGCTACGGGGTCAGTGTATTTATGCGCGAAGGCTCCTCACAGCGCAATATGGCGGAGTGCATCCGGGCGATCACGGAGGAAGGAATGGACTCTCGTAGGGCCATCCTGGTCTCCGACGATATGGTGCCCGAGGATCTTTTGAAGCACGGTCATATGAATGATATCGTACGCCGGACGATCGCGGTCGGCATTGATCCGGTTGAGGCCATTCAGATGGCCACGATCAATCCGGCTACCCATTTCGGGTTCCAGGATATCGGTGTGCTGGCTCCAGGCAAGAAGGCCGATATCGCCGTCATCAGCGACCTGACGAACATGACCATTGCCGAGGTCTATATCAGCGGAGCCAAGGTTGCCAGTGATGGCGAGCTGACGCGCGAGATCCCCTCCTATATCTATCCGGACTCCGTTAAAAAGTCTGTGAAGCGCAAACCGGTTAAGCCGGAAGATCTATACCTCTCCGCCGAAGGCGCTCAAGGAACCGTCCGGGTCCGCGCCATCGAGGTCATCCCCGACCAGAATCTGACCGGCTCCGGCATCTATACCACCGCTGTGAAGGATGGCGTGGTGCAGCCCTCGGTCCAGGACGATCTGCTGCCCTTGCTCGTCGTAGAACGGCATGGCCGCAGCGGCAAGATCGGCAAAACCTTCGTCCGCGGCATGAAGCTGAAGACCGGCGCCATCGCCGAAAGCGTGGCGCATGACACCCATAATATTATCGTCACCGGCACCAATTACGCCGATATGGTGACTGCGGTCAACCGGGTCATCGCTATGGACGGCGGCATCGCCATGATTGAAGGCGGCAAGGTGGTCGGCGATCTGCCGCTGCGCATCGGCGGACTGATGACAGATGAGCTGACCGGCAAAGAGATGAGCGCAAGAATTACCGAGCTGCACCGGCTGGCCCGCGAGGAGCTGGGCTGTACACTGCATGTTCCGTTCATGCATCTCTCCTTCCTGTCGCTGGTCACCAGCCCGGCCTGGAAAATCACCGACGTCGGCCTGATCGACGCCGATGCCTTCACCGTGCTGCCGCCGCTCGCCTAA
- a CDS encoding helix-turn-helix domain-containing protein translates to MRLNKIGNKRALYSRLLVSITLCVSLTFLVSTIIYYNYYIGVEKTQAFQSDLGNLTQTSREVVNMTDAAQSLSFQIYRNSTISKIVFYDKPDIYDVTAAMSELGNYLSSMPYIESIYVYNPKSGQLYIASSHGQNGVFTEQELVDTPILDILGHYQDYKAFTPIPRVYSNGARENDQVRAYTFLCLDAIGWDRAINSAVIVNISAPWINKEITSPINSASATYILDDQGAFLSGNSLQQQELSPEEAGWIEQRIKGKEAGYFIEPFGGVNSLISYTAPDDLSWQYVRITPYDYITKQTNNIRNATLLIAALVLVAGIGLSWIMSRRLYLPIDRIVSEMNILETEKRDSMFMIRQNTLRDLILGLKPLESIQQVEKLRQLGIHFTFNDDFRLILLRIDHYKEFREARSSYLLASKFAIMNIASEICGQTYRVETVDMNDDGILVLLNIIDPVEYTDTGLIEALLRQIQQACSDYLKLSLTLTYSHIDRNAGQLHQLYMQVREASNHRLFYGHGCIINAQNICALESSTYHYPTDKEKKLADALLSGKLEDAAGQFSSIIRETEAFPFQTVQLTVSRLSVTVREIVNAVHKRNRLQNDGSAGLPCLDSIETLAELEEAFSALFTSMREQLAEKKNSKQHDLICLINSKISENYMKPNLSLNQIADELDMSPIYISRLYKQQTMNSIVDVILEVRMREVCALLENTDLPVTTIAERCGFTSSSYLHRMFKRSFGTTPTDYRRSKNA, encoded by the coding sequence ATGAGACTGAACAAAATCGGCAATAAAAGAGCACTGTACAGCAGATTATTAGTCAGTATTACACTTTGCGTCTCCTTAACCTTTCTCGTTTCCACCATCATCTATTACAACTACTATATCGGTGTGGAAAAGACACAAGCCTTCCAATCCGACCTCGGCAACCTCACGCAGACCAGCAGGGAAGTCGTCAACATGACCGATGCTGCGCAATCGCTTTCTTTTCAAATCTACCGCAACAGTACGATCTCCAAAATTGTGTTCTACGACAAGCCTGATATCTATGATGTCACAGCCGCCATGTCCGAGCTGGGCAATTACTTGAGCTCCATGCCTTACATTGAGTCTATCTATGTCTATAATCCCAAAAGCGGACAGCTGTACATCGCCTCTTCCCACGGACAGAACGGTGTATTTACTGAGCAAGAGCTGGTGGACACCCCCATTCTGGATATCCTCGGCCATTATCAGGACTATAAGGCTTTCACACCGATTCCCAGAGTGTATTCCAATGGTGCGCGGGAGAATGACCAGGTTCGTGCTTATACTTTTTTGTGTCTGGATGCCATCGGCTGGGACCGGGCTATCAACTCTGCGGTAATCGTCAATATCTCTGCCCCCTGGATCAACAAGGAAATCACCAGTCCTATTAATTCTGCCAGCGCCACTTACATTCTGGACGATCAGGGGGCTTTCCTGTCCGGCAACAGCCTGCAGCAGCAGGAGCTCTCCCCGGAGGAAGCGGGATGGATTGAGCAGCGAATCAAGGGCAAGGAGGCGGGGTATTTCATCGAGCCCTTCGGAGGGGTAAATTCGCTAATTTCTTATACTGCACCGGATGACTTAAGCTGGCAATATGTGCGCATTACGCCATATGACTACATCACGAAGCAGACCAATAATATCCGTAACGCCACCCTGCTTATTGCAGCGCTTGTACTGGTCGCGGGGATCGGCCTCTCCTGGATCATGTCCAGAAGACTATATCTGCCGATTGACCGGATTGTCAGCGAGATGAATATTCTCGAAACGGAGAAGCGCGACAGCATGTTCATGATCCGGCAAAATACACTGCGTGATCTGATTCTCGGCCTGAAGCCATTGGAATCTATTCAACAGGTAGAGAAGCTGCGCCAGCTCGGGATTCACTTCACCTTCAATGATGATTTCCGCCTGATCCTGCTGAGGATTGATCACTACAAAGAGTTCAGGGAAGCCCGTTCCTCCTACCTGCTGGCCTCCAAATTTGCCATTATGAACATCGCTTCGGAAATTTGCGGCCAGACGTACCGGGTCGAGACGGTGGATATGAACGATGACGGCATTCTTGTGCTGCTGAACATTATCGATCCCGTGGAATATACGGATACCGGGCTGATCGAGGCGCTGCTCCGGCAGATCCAGCAGGCCTGCTCCGATTATCTGAAGCTAAGCCTGACACTCACCTACAGCCATATTGACCGTAACGCGGGCCAGCTGCACCAGCTCTACATGCAGGTTCGGGAAGCATCGAATCACCGCCTGTTCTACGGACATGGCTGTATCATTAACGCCCAGAACATATGTGCTCTTGAGTCCAGTACGTATCATTATCCTACTGACAAGGAGAAGAAGCTGGCCGATGCGCTGCTGAGCGGCAAGCTGGAGGACGCTGCCGGGCAGTTCAGCAGCATTATCCGGGAGACGGAAGCCTTCCCCTTCCAGACGGTGCAGTTAACCGTATCCAGACTCAGCGTGACGGTCAGGGAGATCGTGAATGCCGTTCACAAGCGTAATCGCTTACAGAATGACGGTTCTGCCGGCCTGCCCTGTTTGGATTCGATCGAGACCCTTGCTGAGCTGGAGGAGGCCTTCTCCGCTCTTTTCACGTCCATGCGGGAGCAGCTGGCCGAGAAGAAAAACTCTAAGCAGCATGATCTGATCTGCCTCATCAATAGCAAGATCAGTGAGAATTATATGAAGCCGAATCTGAGCCTCAATCAGATTGCTGATGAGCTGGATATGTCCCCGATCTACATCAGCCGCCTCTATAAGCAGCAGACCATGAACAGTATCGTCGATGTCATTCTGGAGGTGCGGATGCGTGAGGTATGCGCTCTGCTGGAGAATACCGACCTCCCTGTAACTACCATTGCCGAGCGCTGCGGCTTCACCAGCAGCTCTTATCTGCACCGGATGTTCAAGCGCAGCTTCGGTACGACCCCTACCGATTACCGGCGTTCGAAGAATGCTTAG
- a CDS encoding helix-turn-helix domain-containing protein codes for MDRVLYIVNAEHEANTYIPPHQHECFELVYYIHGHGTCSIGPRSYHFRPFTFGLIPAGFKHDENHQPSPEVLFVGFHCGNPIINTLSGVFDDDKEHTVLQTLQRMNAEFKRKRDGFAELLNLQMSEITVYLQRLLAASDFHSPAEDQMQYVLNYMNEHYRHKLSVTSLAEMSGYSYDRFRHLFKERFGHSPHRYLVLKRLDYAKSLLLHTQMHISEVSSAAGFVNDAQFCNMFKRESGLSPRTFRIRSRVM; via the coding sequence ATGGACCGTGTTCTATATATTGTAAATGCAGAGCATGAAGCAAATACGTATATCCCCCCGCATCAACATGAATGTTTCGAGCTTGTGTATTATATCCATGGTCATGGGACCTGCAGCATTGGACCGCGCAGCTATCATTTCCGGCCCTTCACCTTTGGCCTGATTCCGGCGGGCTTCAAGCATGACGAGAATCATCAGCCCAGCCCGGAGGTGCTGTTCGTCGGCTTCCACTGCGGCAACCCCATTATCAATACACTATCCGGTGTTTTTGACGATGATAAGGAGCATACCGTACTGCAGACCCTGCAGCGGATGAATGCGGAATTCAAGCGCAAGCGCGACGGGTTCGCCGAGCTGCTGAATCTGCAAATGAGCGAAATTACCGTGTATCTGCAGCGACTGCTCGCCGCCTCAGATTTCCATTCCCCGGCAGAGGATCAGATGCAGTACGTGCTGAATTATATGAATGAGCATTACCGCCATAAGCTCTCCGTGACCTCTCTGGCAGAAATGTCCGGTTATAGCTACGACCGCTTCCGGCATCTGTTCAAGGAAAGATTTGGACATTCTCCGCACCGTTATCTTGTACTGAAGCGCCTGGATTATGCCAAATCTCTGCTGCTGCATACCCAAATGCATATTTCCGAGGTCTCTTCCGCTGCCGGATTCGTCAATGATGCCCAATTCTGCAATATGTTCAAAAGAGAGAGCGGACTCTCACCGCGTACTTTCCGCATCAGAAGCAGAGTCATGTAA
- a CDS encoding BMP family ABC transporter substrate-binding protein: MKKKMLALLLMAVMVLVTACGNNTSGNGNAVNSGTNAEGGEAAAGDKLKVVLLIPGTLGDKSFFDAANSGLQKVKDELGAETKVVEMGADKTKWEPTFNDIAAEDWDVVISGGSEITEMFNATAEANPDKKFINYDTDIDEAPENMYNMSYSTNEVSFLAGAAAALATQSDMPNANPENVIGFLGGMDIPGINAFLVGYIQGAQYVDPDVKVAVSYAGDFVNPAKGKELSLIQYNSGVDIIFNVAGGTGLGIFDAAKEKTKYAIGVDSDQALLLKDTDSEKANLIITSAIKKIDTAILGAVKKLQDGTLEMGKRDVLGFVEDGVGIAENDIYKEVFPADLQAKVEEVKQKLINKEITVDNAMGMETAEVEAIRNAVKP; the protein is encoded by the coding sequence ATGAAAAAGAAGATGCTCGCTTTATTGCTGATGGCGGTTATGGTACTGGTCACTGCATGCGGAAACAACACGTCCGGCAATGGGAATGCGGTCAACTCAGGAACAAATGCTGAAGGCGGAGAGGCTGCTGCAGGGGACAAGCTCAAGGTTGTGCTGCTTATTCCGGGAACGCTGGGCGACAAGTCGTTTTTTGATGCGGCGAACAGCGGCCTGCAAAAAGTGAAGGACGAGCTCGGCGCCGAAACGAAAGTGGTTGAAATGGGCGCAGACAAGACGAAATGGGAACCTACCTTTAATGATATTGCTGCTGAAGATTGGGATGTTGTCATCTCGGGCGGCTCGGAAATTACGGAAATGTTCAATGCAACGGCTGAGGCGAATCCGGATAAAAAATTCATCAATTACGATACCGATATCGATGAAGCGCCCGAAAATATGTACAACATGTCGTATTCGACCAATGAGGTCTCTTTCCTGGCAGGAGCAGCAGCCGCACTTGCGACACAGTCTGATATGCCGAATGCCAACCCGGAGAATGTGATCGGGTTCCTGGGCGGGATGGATATCCCGGGCATTAATGCTTTTCTGGTGGGCTACATCCAGGGTGCACAGTATGTTGATCCGGATGTGAAGGTAGCGGTATCCTATGCCGGAGATTTCGTTAACCCTGCCAAAGGCAAGGAATTGTCGCTGATCCAGTACAACTCCGGGGTGGATATTATTTTCAATGTAGCCGGTGGTACGGGACTGGGAATCTTTGATGCAGCTAAGGAAAAGACAAAGTATGCTATCGGTGTCGATTCGGACCAGGCGCTGCTGCTGAAAGATACGGATAGTGAAAAAGCAAACCTGATTATCACTTCCGCGATTAAAAAGATCGACACGGCCATTCTCGGCGCAGTGAAAAAACTGCAGGACGGGACGCTTGAGATGGGCAAACGCGATGTACTCGGCTTCGTTGAAGACGGCGTAGGCATTGCTGAGAATGATATCTACAAAGAGGTATTCCCGGCGGATCTCCAGGCCAAGGTGGAAGAAGTGAAGCAGAAGCTGATCAATAAGGAAATTACCGTCGACAATGCGATGGGTATGGAAACCGCTGAAGTTGAAGCGATCCGCAATGCCGTGAAACCTTAA
- a CDS encoding UbiD family decarboxylase has product MAFMNMRQLLEHWERSGRLLRIRKEVDPKFELGAVIKAVKGRQPMVFQKVKGYSVPMAAGLGGSKELLAESMGMQPEDLLPRLIEAVVHPLATKNREQAPVQENVITSRINLRELFPVCTYNALDSGAYYVSGVMVVKGADGQKRYTSIRRMQLLDGNRTSILISSPELFQQYREFEERGAAMEAAFMFGIVPAVVLASQVSTHLFHADKLEVASALLGQQLEVVRCKTVDLEVLAEAEVVFEGRILPRVREPEGPFGELGGYYGPRTEQPVVEFSAVTYRNNPVWQTILPASYEEKLPMAIAREIALLGSVRQVVPGVKDVHITMGGVGRYHAVIRIRKVQEGDGKTALLAAFAGDKDLKHVVVVDEDVNLLDPLDVEWAIATRVQADLDTFIVTGAKGSPLEPSHNLRGVTAKMGIDATFPLAEAEHYRRTSIPGQEEIELASYL; this is encoded by the coding sequence ATGGCGTTCATGAATATGCGGCAATTGCTGGAGCACTGGGAACGCAGCGGCAGACTGCTGAGGATCCGCAAGGAGGTGGACCCCAAGTTCGAGCTCGGAGCCGTTATTAAGGCAGTAAAGGGCCGCCAGCCTATGGTCTTCCAGAAGGTAAAAGGCTATTCCGTCCCGATGGCTGCCGGTCTTGGCGGCTCCAAAGAGCTGCTCGCCGAGAGTATGGGCATGCAGCCTGAAGACCTGCTGCCACGGCTGATCGAGGCCGTCGTTCATCCGCTGGCGACGAAGAACCGTGAACAGGCTCCGGTACAGGAGAACGTAATTACGAGCCGGATTAACCTGCGCGAGCTGTTTCCGGTCTGTACCTATAACGCCTTGGACAGCGGAGCTTATTATGTCTCCGGGGTGATGGTCGTTAAAGGCGCAGACGGCCAGAAGCGTTATACCTCCATCCGGCGGATGCAGCTGCTGGACGGCAACCGCACCAGCATCCTGATCTCCTCCCCTGAATTATTCCAGCAGTACCGGGAATTCGAGGAGCGCGGCGCGGCGATGGAAGCGGCCTTTATGTTCGGCATCGTCCCGGCAGTGGTACTCGCCTCCCAGGTGAGCACTCATCTGTTCCATGCCGATAAGCTGGAGGTCGCCTCCGCTCTGCTCGGCCAGCAGTTGGAGGTGGTCCGCTGCAAGACGGTCGATCTTGAAGTACTGGCGGAGGCCGAGGTTGTATTCGAGGGCCGGATTCTCCCCCGGGTCCGTGAACCGGAAGGTCCGTTCGGCGAACTCGGCGGTTACTACGGCCCGCGCACCGAGCAGCCGGTCGTCGAATTCTCCGCTGTCACCTACCGGAACAATCCGGTCTGGCAGACCATTCTCCCGGCCAGCTATGAGGAGAAGCTGCCGATGGCGATTGCACGCGAGATTGCCCTGCTGGGCTCAGTACGCCAGGTAGTGCCCGGTGTCAAAGATGTTCACATCACGATGGGCGGCGTCGGGCGTTATCATGCGGTCATCCGCATCCGGAAGGTGCAGGAAGGCGACGGCAAAACCGCCCTGCTCGCCGCCTTCGCCGGCGACAAAGATCTCAAGCATGTGGTCGTTGTCGACGAGGACGTCAACCTGCTGGATCCGCTTGATGTGGAGTGGGCGATCGCCACCCGTGTCCAGGCTGACCTGGACACCTTCATTGTCACTGGAGCGAAGGGTTCGCCGCTTGAGCCCTCGCACAACCTGCGTGGCGTCACCGCCAAAATGGGCATCGACGCCACCTTCCCGCTGGCTGAAGCGGAGCATTACCGGCGGACCTCCATCCCCGGCCAGGAGGAAATTGAACTGGCCAGTTATTTATAG
- a CDS encoding cyclase family protein, with protein MGIQVIDLSQEIYQGMPVFPPHQKTMIFPNMSHEESKNKLGFEFATNNLLINEHGPTHSDAIYEYDPHGPTIDEMPLEYFYGPAVCLDLSHISPDAYITRPDLEQALRKDHLHLDTGDIVLLYTGHYNRAYGTEEWLTRYTGLDYEAAGWLAKQGIINIGIDAPSIDNPLDPQFSGHLICREYQMTNTENLCNLHLIAQRRFLYFGLPLRIRRGTGSPVRAVAVFIE; from the coding sequence ATGGGGATTCAAGTGATTGATCTCTCGCAGGAAATCTATCAGGGAATGCCCGTCTTTCCGCCGCATCAGAAGACGATGATTTTTCCCAATATGAGCCATGAAGAGAGTAAGAACAAGCTCGGCTTCGAGTTCGCCACGAACAACTTGCTGATTAACGAGCACGGCCCTACCCACAGCGATGCGATTTATGAATATGATCCGCACGGACCGACGATTGATGAGATGCCGCTGGAGTATTTTTACGGACCGGCTGTCTGCCTGGACCTGTCCCATATTTCACCGGATGCCTACATTACCCGGCCTGATCTGGAACAGGCGCTGCGCAAGGACCATCTCCATCTGGATACAGGCGATATTGTGCTGCTGTACACCGGGCATTATAACCGCGCCTACGGCACCGAAGAATGGCTTACCCGCTACACCGGCCTCGATTACGAAGCGGCCGGATGGCTGGCGAAGCAGGGAATTATCAACATCGGCATTGATGCGCCTTCTATCGACAATCCGCTGGACCCGCAGTTCTCCGGACATCTGATCTGCCGGGAATACCAGATGACCAATACCGAGAATCTCTGCAATCTGCATCTGATCGCCCAGAGGCGTTTCCTGTATTTCGGACTTCCGCTCCGCATCCGCCGAGGTACCGGTTCCCCTGTCCGTGCCGTCGCAGTATTCATAGAATAA
- a CDS encoding BMC domain-containing protein translates to MQALGLIETLGYTTAVSAADAALKAADVQLIAVEKVIGVGGSLGVTIHLSGDVAAVGAAVDAGKAEARRIGTVISAHVIAKAHEDVNNKILARFLPGLPANTKTTDAGTKSDGSEPANPAEADQTDITGGANTTAPDLPERE, encoded by the coding sequence ATGCAGGCACTCGGATTGATAGAGACTCTCGGATATACCACTGCCGTCTCCGCCGCAGATGCGGCCCTGAAAGCGGCGGATGTGCAGCTGATTGCCGTCGAGAAGGTTATCGGCGTCGGCGGTTCACTCGGTGTAACCATTCACTTAAGCGGTGATGTTGCTGCGGTCGGTGCGGCGGTAGATGCAGGCAAAGCCGAAGCCCGGCGGATAGGCACAGTCATTTCCGCTCATGTCATCGCCAAGGCCCACGAAGATGTGAACAACAAAATACTGGCCAGATTCCTGCCGGGCCTGCCGGCAAACACCAAGACGACAGACGCCGGAACTAAGTCTGACGGAAGCGAACCTGCCAACCCTGCTGAAGCTGATCAAACTGACATAACCGGAGGGGCGAACACCACTGCCCCGGATCTGCCAGAACGTGAGTAA
- a CDS encoding BMC domain-containing protein, which yields MQAIGLIETRGLTPALEALDAMCKAANVKLVDFKRVGSGLITVIVEGDVAAVQAAVEAGIAACPRAGGQLISSNVIPRPHPDLARMLL from the coding sequence ATGCAAGCGATTGGATTGATCGAGACCCGGGGGCTAACCCCGGCCCTCGAAGCACTGGATGCGATGTGCAAGGCAGCAAATGTGAAGCTCGTCGACTTCAAACGCGTCGGCTCCGGACTTATAACGGTTATCGTCGAAGGGGATGTCGCCGCAGTCCAGGCAGCCGTGGAAGCCGGCATCGCCGCCTGCCCGCGGGCCGGAGGGCAGCTGATTTCCTCCAACGTGATTCCGCGGCCGCACCCGGATCTGGCGCGGATGCTGCTGTAG
- a CDS encoding BMC domain-containing protein — MGESLGLIETKGLVGAIEAADAMVKAANVEICGYEKIGFGLVTVMVRGDVGAVKAATDAGAAAAKRVGELVSVHVIPRPHSEVERALLSKGIE, encoded by the coding sequence ATGGGAGAATCACTTGGATTGATCGAAACTAAAGGTCTGGTAGGCGCAATTGAAGCAGCGGATGCAATGGTTAAAGCAGCAAACGTAGAAATCTGCGGGTATGAAAAAATCGGGTTCGGACTCGTTACTGTTATGGTGCGCGGTGATGTCGGTGCGGTAAAAGCCGCTACGGATGCGGGAGCCGCCGCCGCCAAACGGGTCGGAGAACTGGTGTCCGTTCATGTCATTCCCCGCCCGCACAGTGAAGTGGAACGTGCATTGCTCTCCAAAGGCATTGAATAA
- a CDS encoding DUF1989 domain-containing protein yields MTTDKVIEEILVPAYEGRSARVRKGQTLYIIDTEGKQVGDFVCFNAEDPDEHVSPVHMRSSLSSIRLKVGDGLYSNRRRPLMQLTKDTVGKHDFFFPACDYYRYKIDFGLEEHPNCHDNLQKALHKYQLGHKELPDPINWFMNNALDEHLDYVIEEPLSRPGDYVALLALTDVIVALSSCSQDLAPVNGFKVTPLMMQITEPAPAVHPSHRDVPYR; encoded by the coding sequence GTGACCACAGACAAGGTTATTGAAGAAATCCTCGTACCGGCCTATGAGGGAAGAAGCGCGCGGGTACGCAAAGGCCAAACGCTCTACATCATCGATACCGAGGGCAAGCAGGTGGGCGATTTCGTCTGCTTCAATGCTGAGGACCCTGATGAGCATGTCTCCCCCGTACACATGAGATCCTCGCTCAGCAGCATCCGGCTCAAGGTCGGTGACGGCCTCTACAGCAACCGCCGCAGACCGCTTATGCAGCTGACGAAGGATACCGTGGGCAAGCATGATTTCTTTTTCCCGGCATGCGACTATTACCGCTATAAGATCGACTTCGGGCTGGAGGAACATCCGAACTGCCATGACAACCTGCAGAAGGCGCTGCATAAATATCAGCTGGGCCACAAGGAGCTGCCCGATCCCATCAACTGGTTCATGAACAATGCGCTGGATGAGCATCTCGACTATGTCATTGAAGAGCCGCTCTCCCGGCCCGGTGATTATGTTGCCCTCCTGGCGCTGACCGATGTGATCGTCGCCCTCTCTTCCTGCTCGCAGGATCTGGCTCCTGTCAACGGCTTCAAGGTCACCCCGCTGATGATGCAGATTACTGAACCAGCTCCGGCTGTACATCCGTCTCACCGTGACGTTCCCTACCGCTAA